One stretch of Brettanomyces nanus chromosome 4, complete sequence DNA includes these proteins:
- a CDS encoding uncharacterized protein (EggNog:ENOG41), whose translation MSKFFDSSRSSSVSSFIPPVLTPSQSTLKSGLTRGELHYLPEKWVMWYHNRYQAKEAHETGETEGNEVTEKTEKVEVADEVDDTQRTDKTEKNEKAGETEEAEKTEEVEKTDDVQKEENNANENQPDRIESSTLEKQYLQGTSPVFFSKVGSPLNDSTETIDSVEQFWQSESDLMPFKDLPKGTEFFFFKKGVKPMWEDPVNRKGGRWTFHFICDKNPLRNERSVMRIGLIWERLLLKLISGTFISEDNLFRDLLSKDICGVTLSVRGDRNIIGIWNTHLEYFKYCNEGIKKYRADAKRLKRMGLQSEEGEEADNFADRLAEKLADSMDEEILDDSYFGVDEDDSKSRKELRNFVKLTPFALRRGIANAMYRVIAEVDRIIKYGENPITAKVGSSEQFKGICSKSKYKRHFPVEASKAGLSRGFGKSSRGGNRRHAGNNEVYTFRRHYRGREKDDREGERPYEREKDKEREKEKERDEDRNKEKESDVPRRSYRSRRREKPEETKTAGSDEDLFSSLGKQRKKLEFSKDGKLVEEVNMLSFGRRRRMMKHSS comes from the coding sequence ATGTCGAAATTCTTTGACTCTTCCAGATCATCGTCTGTCTCTTCATTCATTCCTCCTGTGTTGACTCCTTCACAGTCGACTTTGAAGTCTGGACTAACGAGAGGTGAGTTACACTATTTACCAGAGAAATGGGTGATGTGGTACCATAATCGGTACCAGGCTAAAGAGGCTCACGAGACAGGCGAGACCGAGGGGAATGAGGTGACCGAGAAGACCGAGAAGGTTGAGGTAGCTGATGAGGTTGATGACACCCAGAGGACTGACAAGACTgagaagaacgagaagGCTGGAGAGACCGAGGAGGCTGAGAAGACTGAGGAGGTTGAGAAGACTGATGACGTtcagaaggaagagaataaCGCAAACGAGAATCAACCAGACCGCATCGAATCATCCACCCTCGAGAAGCAATACCTTCAAGGTACAAGCCCGGTATTTTTTTCCAAGGTAGGCTCTCCACTGAACGACTCGACAGAGACAATCGACTCTGTGGAACAGTTCTGGCAAAGCGAGTCTGATCTGATGCCATTTAAGGATCTTCCTAAAGGAACGgagttctttttcttcaaaaaaggaGTCAAACCAATGTGGGAAGATCCTGTCAATAGAAAGGGAGGTCGTTGGACGTTCCACTTTATTTGTGATAAGAATCCACTCAGAAATGAGCGCAGTGTAATGAGAATTGGGCTTATCTGGGAAAGACTTTTGTTGAAGTTAATCTCTGGAACCTTTATTTCTGAAGACAATTTGTTCAGGGATTTGCTTTCCAAAGATATATGTGGTGTTACTCTTAGTGTTCGTGGCGATAGAAACATTATAGGTATCTGGAACACACATTTGGAGTATTTCAAGTACTGTAACGAAGGAATCAAGAAGTACAGGGCTGATgcaaagagattgaagcGTATGGGTTTACAGAgcgaagaaggagaagaggCTGACAATTTTGCAGACCGGTTGGCGGAGAAACTTGCCGATAGCATGGATGAGGAAATTCTTGATGACTCGTACTTTGGagttgatgaggatgattcAAAGTCACGTAAAGAATTACGTAACTTTGTGAAGTTGACACCGTTTGCATTGAGAAGAGGAATCGCCAATGCGATGTACCGGGTAATTGCTGAAGTGGACAGGATTATCAAGTACGGAGAGAATCCTATCACAGCTAAAGTTGGCAGCAGTGAACAATTTAAGGGAATTTGTTCGAAGTCCAAATACAAGCGTCATTTCCCTGTGGAAGCCAGTAAAGCTGGTCTAAGTAGAGGCTTTGGAAAGAGCAGTCGTGGAGGAAATCGTCGTCATGCAGGAAATAATGAAGTCTATACATTCCGCAGGCATTACAGGGGACGAGAAAAGGATGATCGAGAAGGTGAGAGGCCTTAtgaaagagagaaggatAAGGAAAgggaaaaggaaaaggaaagagatgaagacagaaataaagagaaagaatccGACGTCCCTCGAAGAAGTTATCGCAGTcggagaagagaaaagcCAGAGGAAACCAAAACTGCTGGTTCGGATGAAGACTTATTTTCCTCGTTAGGTaaacagagaaagaagttggagtTCAGCAAAGACGGCAAGTTGGTGGAAGAGGTGAATATGTTAAGTTTTGGTCGCAGGAGACGCATGATGAAGCATAGTTCGTGA
- a CDS encoding uncharacterized protein (EggNog:ENOG41~BUSCO:EOG09342H4H) yields MPYSNTIPQNESEVYATLVKIRARLAEIKKDAKYSNNTEIETIYHEVLESVTELKRTRDSAKARAKINPNTVTLPPANGTFGNQIDLLIDEIFQLLSLFFVSFGLSNTAPATHASLTTVQRLLEHLNESGVYTHQELKPIHDRLDEISDIINTEDNDDNLSTKEEIRLLKHKLHLAYHEFDILDRKIGSLPPQVRKLMDNLLSLKYQLLDLLSTDKNSKSDVRSKIEQERQVETISKDLDKLQNERDILASNDLGTAALNSSSILNSLLGDCHDYLSNLRMGEDKIDVHLVPIYDKLVNLHSVLSNLLITRRWSLRTVDLFTYQNQLSEIDKSRNAGFFGSPGYKGQSILLFLLRSCYALIYKLLESSEPVSEALQPLHNQLSTIYRCLVDLKQSGGISSMRELYPYQLKLASIDNDAANGIFKVDGQIPPGQATLTALLAECFDILHELKVDYYDKAASNGEFTETENIIGTKALQDSSYDYNNVGEQEYSSYAPSEMSEMSERSEVSDM; encoded by the coding sequence ATGCCTTACAGTAATACGATTCCTCAGAATGAATCGGAAGTTTACGCTACTTTGGTGAAAATCCGTGCTCGTCTTGCTGAGATCAAAAAGGATGCAAAGTACTCGAACAACACGGAGATCGAGACCATCTATCACGAGGTGTTAGAGTCTGTGACTGAGCTCAAACGCACCAGGGACTCTGCCAAGGCCAGAGCAAAAATCAATCCCAACACTGTCACTCTACCCCCGGCCAATGGAACCTTTGGAAATCAGATCGATCTACTTATTGACGAGATATTCCAGCTTCTATCACTATTTTTTGTGAGCTTCGGACTCTCGAACACTGCACCAGCCACTCATGCATCTCTCACCACCGTTCAAAGGCTACTAGAACACCTCAACGAATCTGGAGTTTATACCCATCAGGAATTGAAACCGATCCATGATCGCTTGGATGAGATATCCGATATTATAAATACAGAagacaatgatgataatCTTTCTACCAAGGAAGAAATTAGACTCCTCAAGCATAAACTACATCTTGCATACCACGAATTTGATATTTTGGACAGGAAGATCGGCAGTTTACCTCCTCAGGTCCGTAAACTTATGGATAACTTACTCTCCTTAAAGTACCAGCTCCTCGATTTACTCTCAACCGATAAGAATTCAAAGTCTGACGTTAGATCAAAGATCGAACAGGAGCGCCAGGTCGAAACGATTTCGAAAGATTTGGATAAACTTCAGAACGAACGTGATATTTTAGCTTCTAATGACTTGGGTACAGCTGCtctcaattcttcctctattTTGAACTCTTTACTAGGTGACTGCCACGATTACCTCAGCAATCTTCGAATGGGCGAGGACAAAATTGATGTTCATTTGGTTCCAATCTACGATAAATTGGTCAACCTACATTCGGTTTTGAGCAATCTTCTCATAACGAGACGGTGGTCGTTGAGAACTGTCGATTTATTCACATATCAAAATCAATTGAGTGAAATAGATAAGTCCCGAAATGCTGGATTCTTTGGTAGCCCCGGGTATAAAGGTCAGTCGATACTGCTCTTCCTACTTCGTTCCTGCTATGCTCTCATCTACAAGCTATTAGAGTCCAGTGAACCTGTCAGCGAAGCATTACAACCGTTACACAATCAGCTTTCTACGATATACAGATGTCTTGTTGATCTTAAACAATCTGGTGGTATTAGTTCCATGAGAGAATTGTATCCTTACCAACTAAAATTGGCATCGATCGATAACGATGCCGCCAATGGAATATTTAAAGTGGATGGACAGATACCACCGGGACAGGCAACTCTTACGGCGTTGTTAGCTGAGTGTTTTGACATTCTTCACGAATTGAAAGTCGATTATTACGATAAGGCCGCTAGTAATGGGGAATTTACGGAAACAGAAAATATTATAGGTACTAAAGCATTACAGGACAGCAGCTATGACTACAATAACGTTGGGGAACAGGAATATTCCAGTTATGCCCCCAGTGAGATGAGTGAAATGAGTGAGAGAAGCGAGGTGAGCGATATGTAG